Proteins from a single region of Paenibacillus sp. BIHB 4019:
- a CDS encoding glycosyltransferase family 2 protein has protein sequence MEIFFWTIAAILVLQLLFVLWNLRQLPQLGGTGAGRLWLDGADGAALDSPPRLSVLIPARNEAERIAACVQAVLAAEPSPLLEVLVLDDQSADGTADVAMLAAQGDARLRVLRGADLPDGWLGKSHACQQLAQEARGEWLLFLDADATLRPGALAAALDTALRQGKGLITGFPHQQTGSWLERLIVPLMNFTIACHLPIRLVRRSADAKFVAAHGAFLLIHAGSYAAIGGHQSFKSKLLDDMELARAVKRAGLPMTLADVSQQVSMRMYTDAAGVWNGYKKNIFAGTGRQIGLLAALGLFYALVYLLPPVMFIAALLAYAAFPAGELANTLAACLLPAAIGWLLAIIIKGAIDHRGRLPLWHALLLPAGIVMLMGIAAASWRAAASGEGYIWKGRRYL, from the coding sequence ATGGAAATCTTTTTTTGGACGATAGCGGCCATTCTGGTGCTGCAGCTGCTGTTCGTGCTCTGGAATTTGCGCCAGCTGCCGCAGCTTGGCGGCACAGGGGCAGGCAGGCTTTGGCTTGATGGAGCCGATGGGGCAGCACTTGATTCGCCGCCAAGGCTGTCTGTGCTCATTCCGGCGCGCAATGAAGCGGAGCGAATTGCGGCCTGCGTGCAGGCCGTGCTGGCAGCGGAGCCCTCGCCGCTGCTTGAGGTGCTTGTGCTGGATGATCAGTCCGCCGACGGCACGGCTGACGTGGCGATGCTGGCCGCGCAAGGAGATGCGCGGCTGCGCGTACTGCGGGGAGCGGACTTGCCAGACGGCTGGCTGGGCAAGTCGCATGCTTGCCAGCAGCTGGCGCAGGAGGCGCGCGGCGAATGGCTGCTGTTTCTGGACGCGGATGCGACGCTGCGGCCAGGAGCGCTGGCTGCCGCGCTGGACACGGCGCTGCGTCAAGGGAAGGGGCTGATAACGGGCTTCCCCCATCAGCAGACGGGCTCTTGGCTGGAGCGGCTCATCGTGCCGCTCATGAACTTCACCATCGCCTGCCATTTGCCGATCCGGCTGGTACGCCGCTCTGCCGACGCCAAATTCGTGGCGGCGCATGGCGCTTTTCTGCTGATCCATGCCGGCAGCTATGCGGCGATTGGCGGACACCAGAGCTTCAAATCCAAGCTGCTCGATGACATGGAGCTGGCGCGAGCGGTGAAGCGGGCGGGCCTGCCGATGACGCTCGCCGACGTATCGCAGCAGGTGAGCATGCGCATGTATACGGATGCAGCAGGTGTATGGAACGGCTACAAGAAAAATATTTTTGCCGGGACAGGTCGCCAAATAGGCCTGCTCGCGGCACTTGGTTTATTTTATGCGCTCGTTTATTTGCTGCCGCCTGTTATGTTCATCGCAGCTTTGCTTGCTTATGCAGCTTTTCCGGCGGGGGAGCTGGCAAACACGCTTGCCGCCTGTTTGCTTCCGGCGGCGATAGGCTGGCTGCTCGCCATCATCATTAAAGGAGCAATTGATCATCGCGGACGCTTGCCGTTATGGCATGCTTTGTTGCTGCCGGCTGGCATTGTTATGCTTATGGGCATTGCGGCGGCATCGTGGCGTGCGGCTGCTAGCGGAGAAGGATACATATGGAAAGGCAGGCGTTACCTATGA
- a CDS encoding lysophospholipid acyltransferase family protein gives MLKRHFHAVSMRGELDQVPADRPLLLIMNHSCWWDGLLVYHMIRSESQRRHYMMMDERQMKRYAFFRRIGAFSVNKENLREMAASLRYAAGLLRSGGAVWLFPQGDIFHLESRPLQFQTGIGYLLERCPDAAVLPVSLYYTMGLHQKASATFSIGSRIEDDWRALGRKEAAMLLERKLEEQLDEHRLAVIAGADGERDGFRPLLATGRSVNETFDQMKGRAARWKSFFGR, from the coding sequence TTGCTGAAACGACATTTTCATGCCGTATCGATGCGAGGGGAGCTGGACCAAGTTCCGGCCGATCGTCCTTTGCTGCTCATTATGAATCACAGCTGCTGGTGGGACGGGCTGCTCGTCTACCATATGATTCGGAGCGAGTCGCAGCGGCGCCATTATATGATGATGGATGAGCGGCAGATGAAGCGATATGCTTTTTTTCGCCGCATTGGCGCTTTTTCGGTCAATAAGGAAAATTTGCGGGAGATGGCGGCCTCGCTGCGTTATGCGGCAGGGCTCCTGCGCAGCGGCGGGGCGGTCTGGCTGTTTCCGCAAGGCGATATTTTTCATTTGGAAAGCCGTCCGCTGCAATTTCAGACGGGAATCGGCTATTTGCTGGAGCGCTGCCCGGACGCTGCTGTGCTGCCAGTCAGCTTGTATTATACGATGGGGCTGCATCAGAAGGCGTCTGCGACCTTCTCTATTGGCAGCAGGATCGAGGACGACTGGCGCGCTTTGGGGCGCAAGGAAGCGGCCATGCTGCTCGAACGCAAGCTGGAGGAGCAGCTGGACGAGCACCGGTTGGCCGTTATTGCCGGTGCAGACGGCGAGCGGGATGGCTTCCGGCCGCTGCTGGCAACCGGACGCTCGGTCAATGAGACGTTCGACCAGATGAAGGGGAGGGCGGCGAGATGGAAATCTTTTTTTGGACGATAG
- a CDS encoding carotenoid biosynthesis protein, with protein MMRKLFLFWYAVGILLMLTIGVPAPLAFSNGLFLVFYAMYAVSLEQGLRERTYWGWGRIALVGLSTFGVEWLSVTTGWPFGEYSYTPVLGFLLGSVPVTIACAWVGVFLNGMLLARGSNRWLRALQIGLFTVTLDLVLDPVSYARGYWLWEGDGAYFGIPATNFISWFMISAALSLLFPARETTYAVRREAARLGQLMLLMFGVLGMKEGLYVPMLIAAAASAVLEGAVIRYHYIAKEQVV; from the coding sequence ATGATGCGAAAGCTGTTTCTATTCTGGTATGCGGTTGGCATCCTTCTTATGCTGACGATCGGCGTTCCGGCGCCACTGGCCTTCTCGAACGGCTTGTTTCTCGTCTTTTATGCGATGTATGCGGTCAGCTTGGAGCAAGGCTTGCGGGAACGAACTTACTGGGGCTGGGGGCGCATCGCCTTGGTTGGACTCTCGACGTTCGGCGTAGAATGGCTGAGCGTCACAACAGGGTGGCCGTTTGGCGAATACAGCTATACGCCGGTGCTCGGTTTTCTGCTTGGCAGCGTGCCTGTAACGATTGCCTGCGCTTGGGTAGGCGTGTTTCTGAACGGCATGCTGCTGGCAAGGGGCAGTAATCGCTGGCTGCGGGCGCTGCAAATCGGTCTGTTCACCGTCACGCTGGATCTGGTGCTCGATCCTGTTTCTTATGCGAGGGGCTACTGGCTGTGGGAAGGAGACGGTGCTTATTTTGGCATTCCAGCGACGAATTTCATTAGCTGGTTTATGATCTCAGCGGCGCTTTCCCTGCTGTTTCCAGCTCGCGAGACGACATATGCCGTGCGCCGGGAAGCGGCTCGACTGGGCCAGCTCATGCTGCTCATGTTCGGGGTGCTTGGCATGAAGGAAGGGCTGTATGTGCCGATGCTCATAGCCGCAGCTGCATCAGCTGTGCTGGAAGGAGCCGTGATTCGTTATCATTACATCGCAAAAGAGCAGGTGGTTTGA